In Deinococcota bacterium, the genomic window GGTGCACTGCCAGGCCGGCAACCGCAGCGCCGTCGCCTCGAGCGTTCTGCGCGCGGCGGGTTTCGACAACGTCTACGACCTCTCGGGAGGTTACAGCGCTTGGGCCGAGCGGGAGAAGAACAAACTACCGGGCGTATAAACCCCCAGCAGTGCGGCTGTCGGAGACTGTATTACCACTAACTAACACTCAAGGAGAGGATGTTATGGTCCGTATTCCAAGCCACCGCCCGCCGACGCATCCAGGCGAGATGCTCATCGAGGAGTTCCTGACGCCGCTGGGCCTCACCCAGCGGGAACTCGCCGACGGCATCGGCGTTCCCTACCAGCGCGTCAACGAACTCGTCAACGGCCGACGCGGCGTCACGCCGAGCACCGCGCTAAGGCTGGCGAAGTTCTTCGATGTTTCACCCGACCTCTGGATGAACCTGCAACTCCGCTGGGAACTCTACCGCACCCTGAAGGCCGAGGCGGCGGAGCTCAAGAGGATTCGACCCTACCGCCCCAAGCAGGGCGCTAAGATACCGACGGGAAGCGCGTAGGCCAAGCAAGAAGCAGCCGACGCCTCACTCCACGTCATCTCGAGCATCGAACGCCCCAAAGTCTTTGGCAAAGGCAAGCAACCGCTCATCCGTCGCCTCGAGCTTGCCGAGCCAGTCCTCCCAGACGGGTGCCAAAGCCGGATGCGCCCGCCCCCAACGCTCGATAGCCTCTCGCTGCTCCCGCGCCTCCCGCCGAAGCTCACCAAACAGGGCCTCGAGACGTTCCTGGTCGGCCGCCGCCTGGGCGAGCGCCTCCAACATAAAGGCCCGCTCGGCGAAGCGGACGGGCAGCTCGAGCCTTCTTCCCAAGCGGGTGATGTCCTCGCGGCTCAGAAAGAGGCCCGAGCGCGCCGGGGTGATGAGGCTCTGCAAGGCCGCTCGAGCCTCCC contains:
- a CDS encoding HigA family addiction module antitoxin, with the protein product MVRIPSHRPPTHPGEMLIEEFLTPLGLTQRELADGIGVPYQRVNELVNGRRGVTPSTALRLAKFFDVSPDLWMNLQLRWELYRTLKAEAAELKRIRPYRPKQGAKIPTGSA